The Microbacterium natoriense genomic interval TGCACCACCGCGTACTCGAGCAGCTCGCCGTCGGCGATCAGCCGGTCGAACTCGGCGTCGTCGACGAAGTAGTAGTGCACCCCGTCGATCTCCCCCGGGCGCGGCGCGCGCGTGGTGGCCGACACGGAGAGATGGATCTCGGGGTTGTGCTCGCGGATGTGCGCGGCGACCGTGCCCTTGCCGACAGCCGTGGGGCCGGCCAGCACGAGCAGACGGCTGCGGCCGCCACGAGGCTCCAGCACAGGGAAGCGGCTGTCGAGCCAGCCCCGGAGCACGGCGCGCTGGCGGACGCCGAGTCCGCCCAGGCGCTTGACCGGCGAGATCTGCAGCTCGGACAGGATCCGATCGCGTTTGCCTGCGCCGATAGCGGGCAGCGCCAGCAGGAAGTCGGTGATGCGCATCGAGCCTTCGACCGACTCGGCATCGGCGGTCGCGTGGTCCAGCACCTTCTGCGGGGAGACCACGCGCATGGTGAGGTCGCGCTTGAGCGAGGCTCTGGCGCGTCGGCGTTCCACAGCA includes:
- the gmk gene encoding guanylate kinase, encoding MAENRSVPEVDRAAAARRAVERRRARASLKRDLTMRVVSPQKVLDHATADAESVEGSMRITDFLLALPAIGAGKRDRILSELQISPVKRLGGLGVRQRAVLRGWLDSRFPVLEPRGGRSRLLVLAGPTAVGKGTVAAHIREHNPEIHLSVSATTRAPRPGEIDGVHYYFVDDAEFDRLIADGELLEYAVVHNKSRYGTPRAPIDAALSEGKTVLLEIDLQGARQVRRAEPAATLIFLLPPTWDELVQRLVGRGTENAEERARRLKTAKVELAAQNEFDHLIVNEDVATAAAEVVELSLGSAR